In Cololabis saira isolate AMF1-May2022 chromosome 4, fColSai1.1, whole genome shotgun sequence, one DNA window encodes the following:
- the ift20 gene encoding intraflagellar transport protein 20 homolog, with protein MAKDPLAEAGFYFDELNKLRVLEPDVSQKTTELKDECKDFVDKIDQFQKIVGGLIELVDELAKEAEAEKMKAIGARNLLKSVAKQREAQQQQLQALIAEKKMQLERYHIEYEALSKVESEQNEFIDQFILQK; from the exons ATGGCGAAAGACCCGTTAGCTGAGGCAGGCTTTTACTTTGATGAACTCAACAAGCTACGGGTTCTCGAGCCTGATGTCAGCCAGAAGACGACGGAGCTGAAGGATGAGTGCAAAGACTTTGTAGACA AAATCGACCAGTTTCAGAAGATAGTTGGGGGCCTCATCGAGCTGGTGGATGAATTAGCAAAAGAAGCAGAGGCAGAAAAAATGAAG GCTATTGGAGCGAGGAACCTGCTGAAGTCGGTGGCCAAACAAAGAgaggcccagcagcagcagcttcaggcGCTCATCGCTGAGAAGAAGATGCAGCTTGAGAG GTATCATATCGAGTATGAAGCCCTGTCCAAAGTGGAGTCTGAGCAGAATGAGTTCATTGACCAGTTTATTCTGCAGAAATGA